The candidate division WOR-3 bacterium DNA window AAATCAGTGATAAAAATCAAAAGAGCCAGCAACAGTGCTATTGCCGCAATAATCAAATGCGTTCTGGTTCTTAAAGACAAAGTCCTTCCTTTTTCGGATATTTTACAGGAATTTGATTTTTTTTGAAACAGCGAATTTTTAATGTCTTCAGCCGCAAAATTCAATGGCTATTGAACAATTTGATCTTCCTTTTTCTTTCATGAACATGATACAATCCAGCGTAAATGTTTCTCGGGGCATCTTTTTTCCTTTTTTAGAGTAAAGACTGAAGATGCCCCATTCCTTTTATTGATGCAACCTTTTTGGGATAATCCGCTTTTTATTCGTAAATATACATGCCGCACGACTCGTAAATTAACATGCCGTTGTACATCAAACGCTTTCAGTGCATTTTCCTCCGTATCAGCCATGTACATTTCCTGAATCATGAACTTAGCCTTTGATTGAACACTCTTCGTCATTTTGTCAAGAATGTTTGCGGTTTTATGCACCCAACACCGCTGCCGTTTTGTTTCAGGGAACACCTCATCAAGAGCTTTCCAGAAACCCAATGCCCCGTCACCGATCGCAAGCTTTGGATCAACCTGCATTCCTTGTTTTTTGAGCCCCAAAAGCATTTCTTTCCAGCTTTCCGTACTTTCCCGATACCCGTCGTTAACTGCCAGTAATTCCTTGTTTCCAGAGCTGTCAGCCCCCATAATAACCAGGATGCAGCTTCGTTCACTTTCCAGCCGGACATTGAAATAGATGCCATCAGCCCAAATATAGGCATATTTATTTTTGCTTAGATCTCGTTTTGACCAAATCAGGAAATCGTTTTCCCAACTCTTTTTCAGACGGACTATATTGGTCGCTGACAAACCTTTAGCACCCTCTCCTAAAATTGATGCCAAGGCATCCTGAAATCCATTGGTAGATATTCCCTTCAGGTAGAGCACCGGAATCAGGTTATCGACACTTGGAATCTTTCGGAGATATCGGGGCAGGATGGCGCTAGTGAATCGTTCTTCCGTCCCCTGATCAAGTTTTCTGTCGTCTACCCGAGGCGCTTTCACATTGAATGGACCCAAGCCTGTAATAATTTTTCTCTCCGGATAATATCCGTTCCTCACGACTATCCTACGGCCTTTCTCATCGACTCTCTTTGAGTGTTTTTCAATAAATTCGTCTATCTCGTTTTCAATGGCCTGGATCAACATCCGTTGAGCTCCTTCTCTCAAAACTTTTTCCAGTACAGACCAACTGTATGTATCTTTATCTTGTTGAATTTTTGTGGTATAATCCTTCATAGAGCATCTCCTTTTGTTGCTGGTGTGGTACCAACATTTTACAGGAGGATTTGCTCTTTTTTTATCTCATCCACAACTTTTGATTATAACTCAAGCACAGTCAGTTAAATTCCCTATTATTTTATAATGTGGTTGACAATAAAAATAAATAAGTTGACAATATGAAGCGATTACATTGACAAAAGAGTTTTAATGAAAGGATACAAATTGAAAGTTCGAGCTAGAGGTGAGCAGGTCCGTCGATTTATTATAGAGAATGTAGAGAAATATCCAAAAAATATTGCTAAGTTAACAGCCAGAAAATTCAATGTCTCCCGCCAAGCAGTTAATAAACATATACAAAATCTTGTCCTTGAAGGAATTGTTTCGGTTCAAGGAAGCACGCGTAGCAGAACATATAAACTACGCTCCTTGGATCAATGGGATAAAACATTTCAGATTGTTCCAGGGCTGGCAGAAGATGTTGTCTGGAGAACAGATATATTACCATCTCTAGGTAACCTGCCTGGGAATATTATTGATATTTGGCATTATGGATTTACGGAGATGTTTAATAATGCAATCGATCATTCTGCAGGTACTTTGATTTACATACAACTTACAAAAACAGCGGCAGGCACAGAAATGATATTATCAGATAACGGGATTGGGATATTCAGGAAAATTCAAACTGAATTAAATCTTCTTGATGAACGCCATGCGATTTTGGAATTGTCAAAAGGTAAACTGACTACAGATCCAGCAAACCATACTGGAGAAGGTATTTTTTTTACTTCCAGAATGTTTGATGATTTTATTATTTTATCCGGAGGTGTTTATTTCTCACATAAATATGGTAACGAGGAAGATTGGATACTTGAACTTGATAAATTTTCTTCAGGAACAACAGTTTTTATGCTTTTGCATAATCATACATCTCGAACTCTTAAAAAGGTCTTTAATCAATTCACATCAGATGACGATTTGGGATTTTCAAAAACAATCGTTCCCGTTCGCTTAGCACAATATGGCGATGATAAACTAGTCTCCCGTTCACAGGCCAAAAGGCTATTAGCACGTATTGATCGATTTAGAGTTGTTATATTCGACTTTAAGGGAGTCGAAACAATAGGACAAGCTTTTACTGATGAGATATTTCGTGTATTTCAAAATAAACATTCCGATGTTGAACTAGTTTATATCAATGCGAATTCAACGGTATCACAGATGATAAAAAGAATAATTATTTCTAATAAGTGAAAAGGTGGATATAATAATAAATTTTTTGACCAGAGTATCTTCGTTTATACGGTATAATCTTATAGGTAATATTTGTTTTAAATATTGTACAAAAAGTATTGTCTTTTTGTTAACCACCCTGTTGTTGAAATATTTTACAACATACCGATATTAAACAAGATAGGCAGAACCTCAAATATTGAAGTTCTGCCTTTTATACAAACTGGCTGCTCGGGTGGGACTCGAACCCACGACCTAGTGGTTAACAGCCACCCGCTCTGCCAATTGAGCTACCGAGCAGTGCAGGTTAAAATTCTATCTCATTTAATCTTTTTGTCAAGAAATATCGAAAAGGCACGAGTTCAGGGAAGAATGAGCATGGCGTCCCCGTAAGAAGCGAAGCGGTAACCGCTGTCCAGCGCTTTCCTGTATGAACGCAATATGTTTTCCCTGCCGGCAAACGCCGAAACCAGGCACAAAAGAGAAGTTTTTGGAAGATGAAAATTAGTAAGTAGACCGTCAACGGTTTTGAATTCGTAAGGCGGGTATATAAAAATACTTGTCCACCCGCTCGACTTTCCTACTAATCCCCTCGATTCGGCGCAGGATTCCAAAACTCTGACTGTCGTCGTTCCCACGGCGAAAATCCTCCCTCCCTTTTTTTTAGCCGTATTTATTTTTTCAGCAGCAATTTCCGGCAGTTCGTAATATTCGGCGTGCATTCTGTGTTTTTTAAGGTCTTCAGAAAGATACGCGAATGTCCCGGGACCGAC harbors:
- a CDS encoding IS256 family transposase yields the protein MKDYTTKIQQDKDTYSWSVLEKVLREGAQRMLIQAIENEIDEFIEKHSKRVDEKGRRIVVRNGYYPERKIITGLGPFNVKAPRVDDRKLDQGTEERFTSAILPRYLRKIPSVDNLIPVLYLKGISTNGFQDALASILGEGAKGLSATNIVRLKKSWENDFLIWSKRDLSKNKYAYIWADGIYFNVRLESERSCILVIMGADSSGNKELLAVNDGYRESTESWKEMLLGLKKQGMQVDPKLAIGDGALGFWKALDEVFPETKRQRCWVHKTANILDKMTKSVQSKAKFMIQEMYMADTEENALKAFDVQRHVNLRVVRHVYLRIKSGLSQKGCINKRNGASSVFTLKKEKRCPEKHLRWIVSCS
- a CDS encoding DUF4325 domain-containing protein encodes the protein MKGYKLKVRARGEQVRRFIIENVEKYPKNIAKLTARKFNVSRQAVNKHIQNLVLEGIVSVQGSTRSRTYKLRSLDQWDKTFQIVPGLAEDVVWRTDILPSLGNLPGNIIDIWHYGFTEMFNNAIDHSAGTLIYIQLTKTAAGTEMILSDNGIGIFRKIQTELNLLDERHAILELSKGKLTTDPANHTGEGIFFTSRMFDDFIILSGGVYFSHKYGNEEDWILELDKFSSGTTVFMLLHNHTSRTLKKVFNQFTSDDDLGFSKTIVPVRLAQYGDDKLVSRSQAKRLLARIDRFRVVIFDFKGVETIGQAFTDEIFRVFQNKHSDVELVYINANSTVSQMIKRIIISNK